The Deltaproteobacteria bacterium genome segment GATGTTCCAGTTGAGCGCCGAAAACGCGTTGTGCAGGTGCGGGTACCCGAGGACGAACGCGAAGCCAGCGGCGTAGCACGCCGGCCGCGGCGCACCGTGCCGGCGCAGGAACGCGTACGCGCCGATGCACGCGATCCAGAAGTGGGCGACGACCTTGATCGCGATCAGCCACCACGGCGTCGCGCCGGCGACCAGTGCCGCGGCGACGAGCGGCCAGTTGAGCGGGTACAGCCAGCCAGTCTGCGGATCGGAATGAAACGGGTAGCCGGCGCGATCGAACGGGTTCCACAGCGGCAACTCGCCGTCGCGCAGCGCGTCGACCTGAAACTGCAGGTCGCCCCAGTACTCCCACTGGGCGTCCCAGCCGAACGCCCGCCGCGCCCCGTCGATCGGCGTCCACAGCCGCCAAAACAGCAACAGCAAGAACACGAGATAGACGGCTGCCGGCACCACGTACGGAGCCGCCCGCTGCCAGACCGTGCGCAGCCGCGCCATGCGCCGCCACCATACCGCGACCCGTCCGCACGTCGCGAATGTCGGGCGCGCCGGGGCTCGGCGCGCGGGCGCGGCGGCCCGCGGCGCGGGCGCGGCCGTGGCGGCTTGACCCCCGCGCTGCCGTATGCGACAGCACGTACTCCGTGCCCGCCGGACTCGCCACCCGCGCCGCGCTGTGCGCGATCGTCACGACGATCGCTGCGTCGGCCGCCGAGGCGATCGCCGCCTGGCCGTCCGCGGGCGCGACCGCGCCGTTTGCCGCGCTGCTCGCCGCGCTCGCCGTCGCCCTGTCGGCGGTGTGGACGCTGCCGGCGACCGCGGCGATCGCCGCAGGGCTCGCCGCGTGCCGGCGGCTCGTACCGGCCGGCGCCGAGCTGCGCTGGCTGCCGCTCGTGCCCCCGGCGGCGCTCGCGTGCATCACCGCTGGCGGCGCGATCCACCAGTTCGCGGTGCGCGCGTTCGTCCGCCAGGAGCTGGCCGCCGCGGTGGAGCCGGCCGCGCAGCTCGCGGCGTTCGTCGCCATCGCCGTCGCGACCGCCGCCGCTTACCGCGCGCTGCGCGGCCCGCTCGGCCGGCTGTCGCGGCGCGCGCGCGTCGCCGCGACCGCCGGCGGCGCGGCCGCCGCCGCGGCGATCCACCTCGCGCGCTACTCGGCGCTGCTCGCCGACGCCAAGCTACCGGCCGCCGTCACGGCCGCCGCCGTCGTCGCGCTCGGGATCGGCGTCGCGGCGCTGCCCGACGCGTGGCTGCGCTGGCGGCCCGGCCGCCTCGCCGTCGCGGTGTTCGCCGCGGTGTGGCTGACCGCGGCGGTCGCGGCGGTCGCGGGCGGCCGGCTGCTGCCGCACGTCTACCCGATCGCCGCGGCGGCGGTGCAGTCGCGCGGTCTGGTCGCCGCGCCGCTGGCGCGCGCGGCCGCGCGGCTCGGCGACGCCGACGGCGACGGCTTCAGCCGCTGGTTCGGCGGCCTCGACTGCGACGACGGCGACCCGAACATCCATCCGCTCGCCAAGGACATTCCCGACGACGGCGTCGACGAGGACTGCTTCGACGGCGATCTGTCGGCGAGCGCCGTCGCGGCCGACCGCCGCGCGCGCCTCGCTGCCCGCGCGCGACCGCCGCGCCGCCGCGCGCGCGGCGTCGTGCTCATCACCGTCGACGCGCTGCGGGCCGACGCGGTCGGCTTCGGCGGCGCCGAGGCGCCGACCACCCCGCACCTCGACCGGCTCGCCGGCCGCGCCGCCGTGTTCGACCGCGCCTACTCCACCGCGCCGATGACGCGCAAGGCGTTCCCGGCGCTGCTCGCGAGCCGCTATCCGTCCAACGTCCACTGGCTCGCCCCCGCCGGCCGCCAGCTGTATCCCGTGTCTCACGACGACAACCTGTTTCTGGCCGAGGTCGCCCGCGACGCCGGCGTGCGCACCGCGCACGTCGTCGCGTTCAACTACGCCAAGGACTCGCGCTTCGATCAGGGGTTCGTGATCCGCAAGATCCATCCGGCGTCGCGCGCAAAGAACGAAACGAACGCCGATCGGATCGTCGCCGACGCGATCGCTCTGCTGCGCGGGTGGGCCGAGGATCCGTCCCACCCGCCGTTCTTGTTGTGGCTCCACTTTTACGAGGCTCATTACCCGTACGTGCGCCACCCTCAATTCGACTTCGGCACGTCCCCGCGCGCTCGCTATCTGAGCGAAGTCGCGTGGATCGACAGCCAGATTGGCAAGCTGCTCGCCGCCCTCGACGACCTCGGCCTCGCCGGCGACACCGCCGTCGTGTTCACCGGCGATCACGGCGAGGAATTCGGCGAACACGGCGGCGAAACCCACGGAGACCTGTACATCGAGGATCTGCACGTGCCGCTGTTGATCGCGGCTCCCGGTGCCAAAGCGCAGCGGTTCGGCTCGCCGGTGAGCGCGGTCGACGTCGCACCGACGATCGCCGAACTGCTCGGCGTGCCGATTCCGGACGCATTCGACGGCGACAGCCTGCTGCCGTGGATCGAAGGCGCGCCGCCGCCGGCGGATCGCAGCGTGTTCGCCGAACTCCTCCCCGACCGCAAGGTTCCGCGCCGCGTCGTGTCGCTGATCACCCGGCGATGGCACCTCATCGTCGATTTCGCGATCGGCGCGCGCGAGCTGTTCGACCTCGACCGCGATCCGACCGAGCAACACAACCGCTACGCCGACGATCCGGCGGCCGCGGCGAAAATGGAGCGCGCGCTGCGGAGGTTTCTCGCGCTGCGCGTCGGACCGCTACGCGTCACGCCGCGCACGCCGTCACGACAGAAGTAGCCACACGAGCGCGGCCGACGCCGCGGCGACGAGCAGTCCGAGCACCATCATCGCGACGATCGATCCGGCGCGCCGCGGCCCGGCCGCCGGAACCGCGCAATCGTCGCCGTCGCCGTCGCCGCCGCCGTTGCCATCGCCATCGCCGCCGTTGCCTTCGCCGCTGCCGTCGGGCGCCGTCACGGCCGCGGCGTCGCCCTCACGTCCGGTGGCCGCCGCGGCGCCGTCCGCCCCGGCCGACTCGCCCTCGGCCGCGCCATCCGGCGGCGCCGCGCCCGCCTCCCCTTCCGGCGGCTCGGTCGGCGGCGGCTCGTCGGCCGCCAACTGCTGCAGGCGCTGCAGATAGCGAGCCGCCGGGTCGACGAAGAGCAGTTCGCACGCGCCGGCACGCACGCGCTGGCCGTCGACGAGCGGCACGGGTTGGTGTGGCGGCAACCGCTGGCCGTCGAGCCACGTGCCGTTTTTCGAGTCGAGATCCGCGATCGTCACCCCGTTCCACGTGCGCCGCACTTCAAAGTGCCGGCGCGACAGGTCCGGGTCCACGACGATCCAGTCGCTGCCGCGGCCGCGCCCGAACACGACGCGCGCGTCCGGCGCGGGCACCCGCAGGACGCGTCCCGCGACCGGCCCCGCCTCGCCGGCGAACTCCGGCCCGACGCTTGCGTCGGCCAGCGCACCGGCGGCGCCCGTGGCGAGCAGCTCTTCGACGAGCTGGTGGGCGATGTCGGCGGTCAGCCGCGGGGTCGCGAGTTGCGCCCCGGCCGGCGCCGCCGCCACATAGCGGATCTCGAACACGGTCGCCACGACCAACACGTCGCCGTCGCGCAGCGGCTGCGGCTCGTTCGGCACCAGCGGCGCGCCCCCAAGCGTCGTGCCGTTCGACGAACCGAGATCGATCGCGACCACCTCGTCGCCGCGCCGCTCGAGCCGGAGGTGCCGCTTGGACACGCTCGGATGCGGCAGGCGCACGTCGGCCGCCTCGTCGCGTCCGACGTCGACCTGATCGCGGTTGAAGTCGAACGTCAGCTCGCGCGAACGCGTGGCACACGGCGTGACGACGAGTCGGTATGCAGCGGCCATGGCGATCAGTCGAATGGAGACACGCCGTCGCGCCGGCGACGGTCGTCGAGGAATCCACGCAATGTCCACACGTCGTCGCCGCGCTGCCGCGCGACGTCCCGGCGCTCGTCCGGGTCCGCGACGATATCGTACAACTCGACCCGGCCGTCGGCGTTCTCGATCAGCTTGAGCCGTCCGGCGACGACAGCCCGGAGGTCGGCGGCGACGGAGCGGTCGCGCACCTGGTCGGCGAACACC includes the following:
- a CDS encoding FHA domain-containing protein, with the translated sequence MAAAYRLVVTPCATRSRELTFDFNRDQVDVGRDEAADVRLPHPSVSKRHLRLERRGDEVVAIDLGSSNGTTLGGAPLVPNEPQPLRDGDVLVVATVFEIRYVAAAPAGAQLATPRLTADIAHQLVEELLATGAAGALADASVGPEFAGEAGPVAGRVLRVPAPDARVVFGRGRGSDWIVVDPDLSRRHFEVRRTWNGVTIADLDSKNGTWLDGQRLPPHQPVPLVDGQRVRAGACELLFVDPAARYLQRLQQLAADEPPPTEPPEGEAGAAPPDGAAEGESAGADGAAAATGREGDAAAVTAPDGSGEGNGGDGDGNGGGDGDGDDCAVPAAGPRRAGSIVAMMVLGLLVAAASAALVWLLLS